In Sciurus carolinensis chromosome 13, mSciCar1.2, whole genome shotgun sequence, a genomic segment contains:
- the Ptcd3 gene encoding pentatricopeptide repeat domain-containing protein 3, mitochondrial yields the protein MAATAAASAGWLKVCGALRLPLRGRRAGVWQPARGCRFYSGSAALQKVEGIDVTGIEEVVIPKKKTWDKVAILQALASTVNRDPTAVPSAFQDDPYLIPTSSVESRSFLLAKKSGENAAKFIINSHPEYFQKDIAEPHIPCLMPEYFEPQIEDVSEAALKERIKLKKVKAAVDMFDQLLQAETAVSIETTNSLLDLLCYYGDQEPPADFYFQQTEKSEELEEATEEKNRRPGVKAGPQAGVAWKAGNNAERIFALMPEKSARSYCTMIRGMVKHRAHAQALNLYTELLNNRLQADVHTFNALIEASALVANEKFEEKWNNILDLLKHMAAQKVRPNLQTFNTILKHLRRFYALGRVPALQTLREMKAMGIEPSLATYHHIIQVFYPQGSSAKAPSLIIYDIMNEIAGKAFSPRDLDDDMFFQSAMNVCSSLKDLELAYEVHGLLNTGDNRKFIGPDLRRNFYYSKFFSLLCLMEQIDVTLKWYKDLIPSVFFPHSQVLIDLLQALDVANRLEIIPQIWKDSKEYGHAYRSNLREEILMLMARDKHPAELQTVFADCAADIKSTYESQEARQTAPDWPANTLNCVAILFLRAGRTQEAWKMLGLFRRHNKIPRNELLNEFMDSAEASSSPAQALEVVRLASAFSLPICEDLIQRVKAGFAVNAEQKEALDGLSAASSDSDSDGDSDGDGDSREGR from the exons ATGGCGGCGACCGCGGCGGCGTCTGCGGGGTGGCTGAAGGTCTGCGGCGCCCTGCGTCTGCCTCTGCGCGGTCGGCGGGCGGGCGTGTGGCAGCCGGCACGCGGCTGCAG attttattcTGGGAGTGCAGCCCTCCAAAAGGTTGAAGGAATTGATGTAACAG GAATTGAAGAAGTCGTCATTCCAAAGAAGAAAACTTG GGATAAAGTGGCTATTCTTCAGGCGCTTGCATCCACAGTGAACAGG GACCCCACAGCTGTCCCCTCCGCATTTCAAGATGACCCTTACCTCATACCAACATCTTCTGTGGAGTCG cGTTCATTTTTGTTGGCAAAGAAGTCTGGGGAGAACGCAGCAAAGTTTATTATTAATTCACATCCCGAATATTTTCAGAAGGACATAGCTGAACCTCATATACCG TGTTTAATGCCAGAGTACTTTGAACCTCAGATCGAAGATGTAAGCGAAGCTGCCCTGAAGGAACGGATCAAGCTCAAGAAAGTGAAGGCAGCGGTGGACATGTTTGATCAGCTCTTGCAAGCAG AAACTGCTGTCTCTATTGAAACAACCAATAGTCTCTTGGATTTATTGTGTTACTATGGTGATCAAGAGCCTCcagctgatttttattttcaacaaactGAGAAGTCAGAAGAATTG GAAGAGGCCacagaggaaaagaacagaagacCCGGTGTGAAGGCTGGTCCTCAGGCTGGAGTCGCTTGGAA AGCCGGAAACAATGCTGAGAGAATCTTTGCTCTAATGCCTGAGAAGAGCGCACGTTCCTACTGCACAATGATCCGAGGAATGGTGAAG caCCGAGCACATGCACAGGCGTTAAACTTGTACACCGAGTTATTAAATAACAGGCTCCAAG CTGATGTTCATACCTTCAATGCACTGATTGAAGCAAGTGCACTGGTGGCGAATGAGAAGTTTGAGGAGAAGTGGAACAACATACTG GACCTGCTGAAACACATGGCTGCGCAGAAGGTCCGACCAAACCTGCAGACTTTCAACACCATTCTGAAGCATCTCCGGAGGTTCTATGCACTTggaagagtgcctgccttgcagaCCTTGCGTGAGATGAAGGCCATGGGGATAG AACCCTCGCTTGCGACATACCACCACATCATCCAGGTGTTCTACCCACAAG GAAGCTCTGCAAAAGCACCGTCGCTCATCATCTATGACATAATGAATGAAATAGCAGGGAAGGCTTTTTCTCCAAGGGACCTTGATGATG ATATGTTCTTTCAGTCGGCCATGAACGTG TGCTCATCTCTCAAGGATCTTGAACTTGCTTATGAAGTACATGGCCTTTTAAACACAGGGGATAACCGGAAATTTATTGGACCTGATCTTCGTCGTAATTTCTATTA TTCCAAGTTTTTCAGTTTGCTTTGTCTCATGGAACAAATCGATGTCACCTTGAAGTGGTACAAGGACCTGATACCTTCA GTGTTCTTTCCCCATTCCCAAGTGCTGATAGATCTTCTGCAAGCATTGGATGTGGCCAATCGGCTAGAAATAATTCCTCAGATTTGGAAAG atAGTAAAGAATATGGTCACGCTTACCGCAGCAACCTAAGAGAAGAAATCCTGATGCTCATGGCGAGGGATAAGCACCCAGCAGAG CTTCAGACAGTGTTTGCTGACTGCGCTGCTGACATCAAGTCCACCTATGAGAGCCAGGAAGCCAGGCAGACTGCTCCCGACTGGCCCGCAAACACCCTCAACTGTGTGGCCATCCTCTTCTTACGGGCTGGGAGGACCCAGGAAGCCTG GAAGATGCTGGGGCTTTTCAGGAGGCATAATAAGATCCCCAG AAATGAGTTGCTGAACGAGTTCATGGACAGTGCTGAAGCGTCCAGCAGCCCTGCGCAGGCCCTGGAGGTGGTGAGGCTGGCAAGTGCCTTCAGTTTACCCATCTGTGAGGATCTCATCCAGAGAGTGAAGGCAGGCTTTGCAGTCAACGCAGAACAAAA GGAGGCCCTGGATGGCCTGTCTGCAGCGAGCAGCGACAGCGATAGCGACGGCGACAGTGATGGCGACGGCGACAGCCGCGAGGGCAGGTGA